A segment of the Pseudomonas serboccidentalis genome:
CGCCGCTCTTGCCGATTTCAAATGCGTTGGCCAACTGAGTCGACGCCTGCTGGGTATCGCTGACTTTGTTGATGGCCTGACCGAGCATGTCGGAAAAGCTGCTGCCTGCCAGTTCCGGGACGGCGGCAGTCGATTTCGGCGTGGCCATGGCGTCCATTTTCATGGCCTTCATGTCCATCATCAACCGATTAAATTCAATACCTTGGCTCATGGTCTACTCTCTTGGGCGGCCCGCAATTTTTTGACACTCACTCGGCGGGTACACAGGTGTTAGCAACAAGGGTGCCAGCTCATGGGCAGCCTTTTCAGAAAAGCGTGTTCAAACGTCTGGCGCGGCTCAGGTGGCGAACAGATACCCTTCGACATCCATCCCGGCATCACGCATTTGCGCCAGTTTGTAGCGCAGGGTACGCGGGCTGATCCCGAGCTTTTGCGCGGCTTCTTTACGCCGGCCACGCTCGGTACGCAGGGTGTCGATAATCATCTGAAACTCCCGACGCCGCAGGTCATCGCCCAGCGCA
Coding sequences within it:
- the fliE gene encoding flagellar hook-basal body complex protein FliE — translated: MSQGIEFNRLMMDMKAMKMDAMATPKSTAAVPELAGSSFSDMLGQAINKVSDTQQASTQLANAFEIGKSGVDLTDVMIASQKASVSFQALTQVRNKLVQAYQDIMQMPV